The DNA window AAATTTTATTTTTTCCTATATTTTTTAAATATATATTAAATTCTGTTTTTTCTTCTTTTTCTTTTTTCTTTTTATTATCAATCTTTTCATTTGTTTTAATACTAGAAACACCAAATTTTTTTTCTATAGACTTTATTAATTCCATTATATCCATAATAGACATAGATTCTATAGCTTTTATAATTTGTTCTTTAGTTATTGACATAATACTCTTTCCTAAAATAATAATATTTATTTAAATAAATTAAATTTATTTTATATTTTTAATTTCAAGTAAAATTCTAAGAAATTTTCCAATAGAAATATCTTTTATAATTATTAAAAAACGTGTTATAGCTTCTTTATATGTAGGTAAATTAGCTAAAATATTAATATCTTCACTATTTATAATTTTGTTTTCAAAAGCGGCTGCCTTAATTTTAAAATTTTCATCAATTTTATTAAATTTTTTGAATAAACGAGCAGCATCCCCAGGATGTTTAAGTGAATAGGCTATTAATATAGGTCCATGAATTAATGGATCTAAACATTGAAAATTACTACCTTTAATAATTAATTTTAATAGTTTATTTCTTATAATATTTACAATAATATCATTTTCTCTACTTTTTTTCCTTAATTTATTTAAATTATTACTGTTAACACCACAAAAATCAACAATTACAGCTGATAAGGCATTTTTATTTATTTTACTAATTTTTTTAACAATCATTTTTTTTTTTGTAATATTTAATAACATTATAATATTGATTGCACTCCTGTTTTTTATAAAAAAAAAGAATTATTATTCTAATATAGAATATTAATTCTAACAAAAAAAATGTTTTTTGTTAAAAATTATGATTTTAATATAAAAAAAAATTTTGTAAAGTAAAATATTAATTTATTAAATTTGCACAATCTTTAGTAATTTCTATAGAAATTCCCATAGTAGATGAAAGATATATTTTTTTTATATAATTATCTTTTAATTTTAAAGGTCTATATTTTTTTAAAGTTTTTAATAAAATTTGTAAATTTTCTTTAATTTTATTATTTGTAAAATTAATTTTTCCTATACTAGCATGAATAATACCACTTTTATCATTACGAAAATTTATTTGTCCATTTTGTATTTTTTTAATTGTTTCAATTATGTTATTTGTGATTGTTCCTAATTTAGGATTAGGCATTAATCCTTTAGGTCCTAAAATAGGACCTAATTTACTAACGATATCCATAGCTTCTGGAGTTGATATTACTACATTAAAATTTTTTTCACCATTAGTAATTTTTGTTGATAAATCTTCCATCCCTACTAATTTTATTCCTAATTTTTTAGCATTAATTGCTTCTTGACCGGATGCAAAAATTGCAAATTTTATATTTTTACCTGTACCATGAGGTAAACAAACATTACCTCTAATATTTTGTTCTGTTTTTTTTGGATCTATACCTAGATTAATAGAAATATCAATACTTTCAATAAATTTAACTTTACTTAAATCTTTTAAATGATTAATAGCATTTTCAATAGAAAATTGTTTTTTTAAATTTATATTTTTATACATTAAATTCATGCGTTTTGTTGATTTTACCATTATATTTTAATCCTCAATCATTAATCCCATAGAACGAGCAGTACCTTCTATAGAAGACATTACAGATTTAATATTTATTCCAGTCATATCAACATATTTAATTTCTGCAATTTTACGAATTTGATCTTTTGTAATTATACCTATTTTATCTATTTTAGGTTTGTTTGAACCTTTTTTAATACCAAGTATTTTTTTTATCATTGCAGATACTGGGGGTGTTTTTGTAATAAATGTAAAAGTTTTATCAATATAAATTGTAATAATTACCGGAATAGGAGTACCTTTTTCTAAATTACTAGTTTTAGCATTAAAATTTTTACAAAAATCCATGATATTTACACCATGTTGTCCTAATGCGGGACCAATAGGAGGACTAGGGTTGGCACTACCCGCAGGAACTTGTAATTTTACATAAGTTTTAATTTTTTTTGTCATAAATATATCTCCGTTAATATAATATATTATCCTTTTTCTACTTGACGAAAATCTAAATCAACAGGAGTTGATCTACCAAAAATTGATACAGAAACTTTTAATCTACTTTTTTCATAATCTACTTCTTCAACTATTCCGTTAAAATCAGAAAAAGGACCATCTTTTACTCTAATTATTTCTCCTGGATCAAATATTGTTTTTGGTCTAGGTTTATCTCCAATCTTTTGTAAAGTATTAATAATGGTATCTACTTCTTTATCACTAATAGGTAAAGGATTATCTGATTTACCTCCTACAAAACCTAAAACTTTAGGAACACTACGTACTAAATGCCAACTTAACTCTTTCATAATCATATGAATTAATATATATCCAGGAAAAAATTTACGATCACTTTTATATTTTTGACCTCCACGTATTTCAACTACAGCTTCAGTAGGAATTAAAATTTTACCAAAAAAATCATTCATGTTATGAATTTTGATATATTCTTTTAATGATTTAGCAACACGATGTTCAAAACCAGAACGAGCTTGAATAACATACCATTTTTTTTTTAAAAATTTATTCATTATTATAACCTTGTTCCAGTTAAAAATGATATTAAATAAATTAAAAAATTATCTAATATAAAAAAAATAAAAGAAATTATTGTAATAATTAACATTATTATTAATGTTGTATTCCAAGTATCTTTATAAGAAGGCCATATAACTTTTCTAGTTTCTATTCGTGCATCATATATAAAAGAAAAAAATTTTTTACCCTTATTAGTAGATGATATGATGAAAATAATTAAAGTAAATATAAAAAAAAATAAAAATACACGAATAGATAAATTTATCTTTTGATAATTATAATTAAATATTAAAATTATAAATAAAAGAACTAGACTAATAAACCATTTTGTAATATCTGTAATATATTTATTTATATTTTTTTTAAAATTTATAATATTCATTGTATATTAACCAATAAAAAATAATATAGAATATTATATATAAATTACATATAAATTTTGCTAATAATTTATTAAATATTTTAATATATTTTAAAAAGAATCAAAGGGAGTATTAATATTTTCCCTTATCTTCTTTTATTATTATTTATTGTAATACTTTAGTAACTACTCCTGCCCCAACAGTGCGACCTCCTTCACGAATAGCAAATCGTAAACCATTAGTCATTGCGATAGGATAAATTAATGTAACTATCATATTGATATTATCTCCAGGCATAACCATTTCAATATTAGAAGGTAATTCTATAGTTCCAGTTACATCTGTAGTTCTAAAATAGAACTGAGGACGATAACCTTTAAAAAAGGCTGTATGTCTACCACCTTCATCTTTAGATAAAATATAGACTTCAGCTTCAAATTTAGTATGTGGATTAATTGACCCTGGTTTAGCTAAAACTTGTCCTCTTTCTATATCTTCTCTTTTTATTCCTCTAAGAAGGATACCTACATTTTCACCTGCACGTCCTTCATCTAATAATTTACGAAACATTTCTACTCCAGTACAAATAGATTTTATAGTTTTTCTAATACCTATAATTTCTACTTCTTCTCCTACTTTTATTATACCTTTTTCTACTCTTCCTGTTACTACTGTTCCTCTACCTGAAATTGAAAAAACATCTTCTATCGGTAATAAAAAAGGTTTATCAATTTCTCTTATAGGATTAGGAATATAAGTATCTAAAGAGTTTGCTAATTCAATAATCTTTTCTTCCCATTTTTTATCTCCTTCAAGAGCTTTTAAAGCTGATCCTTGAATAATAGGAGTAGTATCTCCTGGAAAATTATACTGTGTTAGTAAATCACGTACTTCCATTTCTACTAATTCTAATAATTCTTCATCATCAACCATATCACATTTATTAATAAAAACTATAATGTAAGGTACTCCAACTTGTCTTGCTAATAAAATATGTTCTCTAGTTTGTGGCATAGGTCCATCTGTTGCAGCAACTACAAGTATAGCTCCATCCATTTGTGCTGCTCCTGTAATCATATTTTTTACATAATCAGCATGTCCTGGACAATCTACATGAGCATAATGACGTTTTTTAGTATCATATTCTACATGAGATGTATTTATTGTTATACCTCTTGCTTTTTCTTCTGGAGCATTATCAATTTGATCAAAAGCTTTTGGTGAACCACCATATTTTTTAGATAAAACAGTAGTTATTGCTGCTGTTAAAGTTGTTTTTCCATGATCAACATGTCCTATAGTTCCTACATTAATATGAGGTTTAGATCGTTCAAATTTTTCTTTAGACACAGATTAATATCCTTCTAATAAATTAATATATATTATTTTTATTATATAAAATTTTATGATTTAGATCTAGATTCAATAATTATTTTTGCAATATTATTAGGTGCTTTGTTATATTTTAAAAATTCCATAGTATAGGATGCTCTACCCTGACTATAAGAACGTAAATCAGTAGCATAACCAAACATTTCTGATAAAGGAACACAAGCACGTATAATTTTCCCAGTAGGAATATCATTCATACCTTCAATAATTCCTCTTCTACGATTTAAATCTCCAATTACATCTCCCATGTATTCTTGAGGTGTTTCTACTTCTACTTTCATTATAGGTTCAAGTAAAATAGGATTAGCTTTTTTAAATGCATTTTTAAAAGCAATTGCTGCTGCTAACTTAAAAGCTAATTCAGAAGAATCTACATCATGGTAAGAACCAAAATGAAGTCTTACAGCAATATTTACTACAGGATAATTTGCCATAGGACCTGATTTTAATTGTTCTTGAATACTTTTATCTATAGCTGAAATATATTCATTAGGTATTACACCACCTTTTATATCATTAGTAAATAAATAACTTATATTATTTTTTTGTGGTTTTAATGGAGAAATATCTATTACTACATGACCATATTGTCCTCTGCCTCCGGTTTGTTTAATATATTTTCCCTCTATATTATTTATACTATTTTGTATAGTTTCTCGATAAGAAACTTGTGGTTTCCCAATATTTGCAGATACATTAAACTCTCTTTTCATTCTATCAACAATTA is part of the Enterobacteriaceae endosymbiont of Donacia fulgens genome and encodes:
- the rplL gene encoding 50S ribosomal protein L7/L12, with the protein product MSITKEQIIKAIESMSIMDIMELIKSIEKKFGVSSIKTNEKIDNKKKKEKEEKTEFNIYLKNIGKNKISVIKTVRSIMNLGLKEAKDLVESAPVILKESINKEEALDLEAKLKNSGAEIEIK
- the rplJ gene encoding 50S ribosomal protein L10; translated protein: MLLNITKKKMIVKKISKINKNALSAVIVDFCGVNSNNLNKLRKKSRENDIIVNIIRNKLLKLIIKGSNFQCLDPLIHGPILIAYSLKHPGDAARLFKKFNKIDENFKIKAAAFENKIINSEDINILANLPTYKEAITRFLIIIKDISIGKFLRILLEIKNIK
- the rplA gene encoding 50S ribosomal protein L1 — translated: MVKSTKRMNLMYKNINLKKQFSIENAINHLKDLSKVKFIESIDISINLGIDPKKTEQNIRGNVCLPHGTGKNIKFAIFASGQEAINAKKLGIKLVGMEDLSTKITNGEKNFNVVISTPEAMDIVSKLGPILGPKGLMPNPKLGTITNNIIETIKKIQNGQINFRNDKSGIIHASIGKINFTNNKIKENLQILLKTLKKYRPLKLKDNYIKKIYLSSTMGISIEITKDCANLIN
- the rplK gene encoding 50S ribosomal protein L11, whose protein sequence is MTKKIKTYVKLQVPAGSANPSPPIGPALGQHGVNIMDFCKNFNAKTSNLEKGTPIPVIITIYIDKTFTFITKTPPVSAMIKKILGIKKGSNKPKIDKIGIITKDQIRKIAEIKYVDMTGINIKSVMSSIEGTARSMGLMIED
- the nusG gene encoding transcription termination/antitermination protein NusG, producing the protein MNKFLKKKWYVIQARSGFEHRVAKSLKEYIKIHNMNDFFGKILIPTEAVVEIRGGQKYKSDRKFFPGYILIHMIMKELSWHLVRSVPKVLGFVGGKSDNPLPISDKEVDTIINTLQKIGDKPRPKTIFDPGEIIRVKDGPFSDFNGIVEEVDYEKSRLKVSVSIFGRSTPVDLDFRQVEKG
- the secE gene encoding preprotein translocase subunit SecE codes for the protein MNIINFKKNINKYITDITKWFISLVLLFIILIFNYNYQKINLSIRVFLFFFIFTLIIFIISSTNKGKKFFSFIYDARIETRKVIWPSYKDTWNTTLIIMLIITIISFIFFILDNFLIYLISFLTGTRL
- the tuf gene encoding elongation factor Tu, with the translated sequence MSKEKFERSKPHINVGTIGHVDHGKTTLTAAITTVLSKKYGGSPKAFDQIDNAPEEKARGITINTSHVEYDTKKRHYAHVDCPGHADYVKNMITGAAQMDGAILVVAATDGPMPQTREHILLARQVGVPYIIVFINKCDMVDDEELLELVEMEVRDLLTQYNFPGDTTPIIQGSALKALEGDKKWEEKIIELANSLDTYIPNPIREIDKPFLLPIEDVFSISGRGTVVTGRVEKGIIKVGEEVEIIGIRKTIKSICTGVEMFRKLLDEGRAGENVGILLRGIKREDIERGQVLAKPGSINPHTKFEAEVYILSKDEGGRHTAFFKGYRPQFYFRTTDVTGTIELPSNIEMVMPGDNINMIVTLIYPIAMTNGLRFAIREGGRTVGAGVVTKVLQ